A region from the Kribbella shirazensis genome encodes:
- a CDS encoding arylsulfatase: MTKANVVLICVDEWRGDAMSCAGHPYVETPHLDELARNGVRFSRGYSATPSCVPARAALFTGQSQERHGRVGYTDGVPFDAAHPVTVQGEFRKAGYHTQAIGKMHVWPERARLGFDDVILHDGFLHHARRSHRQQFGFFDDYVPWLRRQPGVSPDAEYFDHGVNCNSVVARPWDKAEELHPTHWIGTQTIDWLYRRDPSRPFFLYVSFHRPHPPYDPPAWAFDQYNALPPYERELGDWEDDWDEFRQDGDYQASVGDLPDRVVHRARAGYYGLMAQIDLQINRIKEALVDFGVYEDTIIAFTSDHGEMLGDHRMFRKSVPYEGSARVPFIVADRSSADGAVRGGVVDHVVELRDVMPTLLELAGVPIPSSVDGRSLAPYLRGTSDGPVREWLHGEHLHFGQSIQWVTDGKTKYVWGSERGVEQLFDLVEDPGELRNLVKERPDLRDLWRERLIQDLTGREEGFVADGKLMTGRPVTAILEHTRERIARAAG, encoded by the coding sequence ATGACCAAGGCCAACGTCGTACTGATCTGTGTCGACGAGTGGCGCGGTGACGCGATGTCGTGTGCCGGTCATCCGTACGTCGAGACACCGCATCTGGACGAGCTCGCGCGGAACGGGGTGCGGTTCAGCCGCGGGTACTCCGCGACGCCGTCGTGTGTGCCGGCGCGGGCGGCGTTGTTCACCGGGCAGTCGCAGGAGCGGCACGGGCGGGTCGGGTACACCGACGGCGTACCGTTCGACGCCGCGCATCCGGTGACGGTGCAGGGGGAGTTCCGCAAGGCGGGGTACCACACGCAGGCGATCGGGAAGATGCATGTGTGGCCGGAGCGGGCGCGGCTCGGGTTCGACGATGTGATTCTGCACGACGGGTTCCTGCATCACGCGCGGCGTTCGCATCGGCAGCAGTTCGGGTTCTTCGACGACTATGTGCCGTGGCTGCGCCGGCAGCCGGGGGTTTCGCCGGATGCGGAGTACTTCGATCACGGGGTGAACTGCAACTCAGTGGTCGCGCGGCCGTGGGACAAGGCGGAGGAGCTGCATCCGACGCACTGGATCGGCACGCAGACGATCGACTGGCTGTACCGGCGCGATCCCTCCCGGCCGTTCTTTCTCTACGTGTCGTTTCATCGGCCGCATCCGCCGTACGACCCGCCGGCATGGGCGTTCGACCAGTACAACGCGCTGCCGCCGTACGAACGCGAGCTCGGGGACTGGGAGGACGACTGGGACGAGTTCCGGCAGGACGGGGACTACCAGGCGTCGGTCGGGGACCTGCCGGACCGGGTCGTGCATCGCGCGCGGGCCGGGTACTACGGGCTGATGGCGCAGATCGACCTGCAGATCAACCGGATCAAGGAGGCACTGGTCGACTTCGGGGTGTACGAGGACACGATCATCGCGTTCACGTCGGACCACGGCGAGATGCTGGGCGACCACCGGATGTTCCGGAAGTCGGTGCCGTACGAGGGGTCGGCGCGGGTGCCGTTCATCGTGGCGGACCGTTCTTCGGCTGATGGTGCCGTCCGCGGCGGAGTCGTGGACCATGTGGTCGAGTTGCGGGACGTGATGCCGACGCTGCTGGAGCTGGCCGGGGTCCCGATCCCGTCGTCGGTCGACGGGCGGTCGCTGGCGCCGTACCTGCGGGGGACTTCGGACGGGCCGGTGCGCGAGTGGCTGCATGGGGAGCATCTGCACTTCGGGCAGTCGATCCAGTGGGTGACGGACGGGAAGACGAAGTACGTGTGGGGCTCCGAGCGGGGTGTGGAGCAGCTGTTCGATCTGGTCGAGGATCCCGGTGAGCTGCGGAATCTGGTCAAGGAGCGGCCCGACCTGCGTGATCTGTGGCGGGAGCGGCTGATCCAGGACCTGACCGGTCGCGAGGAAGGGTTCGTTGCTGACGGCAAGTTGATGACCGGGCGGCCGGTGACGGCGATCCTCGAGCACACGAGGGAACGCATTGCTCGCGCCGCCGGGTGA
- a CDS encoding LacI family DNA-binding transcriptional regulator — MSSPLTDRPTLRMVAKEAGVSVATVSYVLSGRHRSHTIKDSTADRVREAASRLGYRRNDAARAIRTGKSDLVLLSLSVLADPWSQAVAATVSTAVTPLGKTALIVADGDWRTVLSNRTPDVIFIDSVSPDAEQVAELEAFAAQGVQIVAFSETLEPRGFDVIRSGAEPRCHLAVEHLLEHHDRVGALTSRTNGFARFDAYLNTLRAAGKPVRDADIEIFERHPEGAYRAAMALLTKPDRPTAIYCTTDFAAIAAVRAAHRLRIDVPRELAIVGVGNTPEGEHLDPSLSTVGPVDFNDALARIIVSRLTDREGAPGEVFDFPWQLIVRESSKVAQ, encoded by the coding sequence ATGTCCTCACCTTTGACCGACCGGCCGACGCTCCGGATGGTGGCGAAGGAGGCAGGTGTCTCGGTCGCGACCGTGTCGTACGTGCTGTCCGGGCGGCACCGCAGCCACACCATCAAGGACTCGACCGCGGACCGGGTCCGCGAGGCCGCGTCGCGGCTCGGCTACCGGCGCAACGACGCGGCCCGGGCGATCCGGACCGGCAAGTCGGACCTGGTCCTGCTGTCGCTGAGCGTCCTGGCCGACCCGTGGTCGCAGGCGGTCGCGGCCACGGTCAGTACGGCGGTGACTCCGCTCGGCAAGACCGCCCTGATCGTCGCGGACGGCGACTGGCGGACCGTGCTGTCGAACCGGACGCCGGATGTGATCTTCATCGACAGCGTCTCGCCGGACGCGGAGCAGGTCGCCGAACTGGAGGCGTTCGCGGCGCAGGGCGTGCAGATCGTGGCGTTCAGCGAAACGCTCGAGCCGCGCGGCTTCGACGTGATCCGGTCCGGGGCCGAGCCGCGCTGTCACCTCGCGGTGGAACACCTGCTGGAGCACCACGACCGGGTCGGCGCGCTGACGTCGCGGACCAACGGGTTCGCCCGCTTCGACGCGTACCTCAACACCCTGCGGGCGGCGGGCAAGCCGGTCCGCGACGCCGACATCGAGATCTTCGAGCGGCACCCGGAGGGCGCCTACCGCGCCGCGATGGCGCTGCTCACCAAGCCGGACCGCCCGACGGCGATCTACTGTACGACGGACTTCGCCGCGATCGCCGCCGTGCGGGCGGCCCACCGGCTGCGCATCGACGTACCGCGGGAGCTCGCGATCGTCGGCGTCGGGAACACGCCCGAGGGCGAACACCTGGACCCGTCGCTGTCGACGGTCGGGCCGGTCGACTTCAACGACGCGCTGGCCCGGATCATCGTGAGCAGACTGACCGACCGAGAGGGTGCACCAGGTGAGGTGTTCGACTTCCCATGGCAGTTGATCGTCCGCGAATCGTCGAAGGTGGCTCAGTGA
- a CDS encoding carbohydrate ABC transporter permease has protein sequence MRPVWKENPSPGYQAIKAVVLGGFALVIVIPILVVVSTSLASDRDIIDAGGYVLWPSHPTLKAYQTLFSGGLMGRAILVSVFVTVVGTAIALAVTIALAYATSRPVLFGRPVLLMVLFTLLFAPGIIPMFLVVKQFGLLDSLWSLILPGALGAFNFVVLRTFFMNVPGELLESARIDGASDFTILRQIIMPLSKAVIAVVGLFYAVGFWNAFFNALLYLNDTSKWPVQVILRTYVLQGKSLSADQLGVEPLPQPQSLQMAVVVVALVPIALVYPFLQRHFTKGVITGAVKG, from the coding sequence ATGAGACCGGTCTGGAAGGAGAACCCTTCTCCCGGGTACCAGGCGATCAAAGCAGTTGTACTGGGCGGCTTCGCACTCGTCATCGTCATACCGATCCTGGTCGTCGTCTCGACGTCTCTGGCAAGCGATCGCGACATCATCGACGCAGGCGGGTACGTTCTGTGGCCGTCACACCCGACGTTGAAGGCGTACCAAACGCTCTTCTCCGGCGGCCTGATGGGCAGGGCGATCCTGGTCAGCGTGTTCGTCACAGTTGTGGGTACGGCGATCGCGCTCGCCGTCACGATCGCGCTGGCGTACGCGACGTCGCGGCCGGTGCTGTTCGGGCGGCCGGTGCTGTTGATGGTGCTGTTCACGTTGCTGTTCGCGCCCGGGATCATCCCGATGTTCCTGGTGGTGAAGCAGTTCGGGCTGCTCGACAGCCTGTGGTCGCTGATCCTCCCGGGGGCGCTCGGGGCGTTCAACTTCGTTGTCCTGCGCACCTTCTTCATGAACGTGCCGGGTGAGCTGCTGGAGAGCGCGCGGATCGACGGCGCGAGCGACTTCACCATCCTCCGGCAGATCATCATGCCGCTGTCGAAGGCGGTGATCGCGGTGGTCGGGCTGTTCTACGCGGTCGGGTTCTGGAACGCGTTCTTCAACGCGCTGCTGTACCTGAACGACACGTCGAAGTGGCCGGTCCAGGTGATCCTGCGGACCTACGTGCTGCAGGGCAAGTCGTTGTCGGCGGACCAACTCGGGGTGGAACCGCTACCGCAACCGCAGTCCCTGCAGATGGCCGTCGTCGTGGTCGCGCTGGTCCCGATCGCTCTGGTCTACCCGTTCCTGCAACGGCACTTCACCAAGGGTGTAATCACCGGTGCGGTCAAGGGCTGA
- a CDS encoding ABC transporter permease produces the protein MLKANSTKRQVSSGLPLKAKWRRDWQMVLLMIPGVLFLLAFFYLPVLGNVVAFQDFQPYLGIMHSEWNGLQNFVNLYGNPDFWDALRNTLLLAGVQLLLFFPVPIGLALIVDSLVSNRIRRWFQTIAYLPHFLSWVLVVTLFQQSLGGAGFVNNLLRQAGLDPIPFMTNPDTFPLLVVAQLIWKDAGWAMIIFLAALTTVDVSLYEAAAADGAGRWRRLWHITLPSLRTVIVLLLILRIGDILSVGFEQFILQRDSVGPGAAEVLDTFTYYAGVVGGDWSSGAAAGLAKGVVGALLLWGANALAHRLGEPGIFQKRGAS, from the coding sequence ATGCTGAAGGCGAACTCCACGAAGCGGCAGGTCAGCAGTGGCCTGCCGCTGAAGGCGAAATGGCGCCGGGACTGGCAGATGGTGCTGCTGATGATCCCCGGCGTGCTGTTCCTGCTGGCGTTCTTCTACCTGCCGGTGCTCGGCAACGTGGTCGCGTTCCAGGACTTCCAGCCGTACCTCGGCATCATGCACAGCGAGTGGAACGGCCTGCAGAACTTCGTCAACCTGTACGGCAACCCGGACTTCTGGGATGCGTTGCGGAACACGTTGCTGCTGGCGGGCGTCCAGCTGCTGCTGTTCTTCCCGGTGCCGATCGGACTGGCGCTGATCGTCGACTCGCTGGTCAGCAATCGGATCCGGCGCTGGTTCCAGACGATCGCGTACCTGCCGCACTTCCTGTCCTGGGTGCTGGTCGTGACGCTGTTCCAGCAGTCGCTCGGCGGGGCCGGGTTCGTCAACAACCTGCTGCGGCAGGCCGGACTGGACCCGATCCCGTTCATGACCAACCCGGACACCTTCCCGCTGCTCGTCGTCGCGCAGCTGATCTGGAAGGACGCGGGCTGGGCGATGATCATCTTCCTCGCCGCGCTCACGACCGTCGACGTCTCGCTGTACGAGGCGGCCGCGGCGGACGGCGCCGGGCGCTGGCGCAGGCTGTGGCACATCACGTTGCCGTCACTGCGGACCGTCATCGTGCTGCTGCTGATCCTGCGGATCGGCGACATCCTCAGCGTCGGGTTCGAGCAGTTCATCCTGCAGCGCGACTCGGTCGGTCCGGGTGCGGCCGAAGTACTCGACACCTTCACGTACTACGCGGGTGTGGTCGGCGGCGACTGGAGCAGCGGGGCCGCGGCCGGACTCGCCAAGGGCGTCGTCGGCGCGCTGCTGCTGTGGGGCGCCAACGCGCTCGCACACCGTTTGGGCGAACCGGGCATCTTCCAGAAACGAGGGGCTTCATGA
- a CDS encoding substrate-binding domain-containing protein — protein MISRRRFLQVSGAAIATSTLAACGDGGASNGGAKASSELKLPTYKPFEGVRPDLAGAESGLEPGFLRFPPDAVASVKAPPLKNPVTALTETFATPPPPMGSNPMWQSLNKALGAELRLTIGTDPGYPEKFATLLASDSLPDLMWLPPNQGIPNVGPMLEAKFQDLTQYLSGDAVLEYPNLAALKPASWRTAVVNGKIWGAPIPSTPFGQVMMGNPKTWAKVGGLQCRTADEFFEKCKQLSNGTNYALEPAIINMLHMFGEWFGAPNGWRVNQDRSLTHLYETDNYKAAVEYAAKLWAAKVFYPDLNLADATPKTVNGQIAAQVVVGPRATDGFRALDPTLFVDTLIPFGHDGKAKPVYDMGYGTVGFTPFKKTDEGRIRELLALMDYLSAPFGTKEYLQKNFGTEGEQYTLDAQKNPVLTKAGQQQAPGLVSALQIMNSPESVIFNPAYPDDTKKIYATEQQLLKFAMRNPTAGTYSDTSSKVGPKLTAAFRDTIVDIVTGRQKLDAYDEALKRWKSGGGDKMRDEFAAVLPSSVPVTGS, from the coding sequence ATGATCAGTCGGCGGCGTTTCCTGCAGGTGTCCGGAGCGGCGATCGCGACCTCGACGCTGGCGGCCTGTGGTGACGGTGGGGCTTCCAACGGCGGTGCGAAGGCCTCGAGCGAGCTCAAGCTGCCGACGTACAAACCGTTCGAGGGAGTGCGCCCGGATCTCGCGGGCGCGGAGTCCGGCCTGGAGCCCGGGTTCCTGCGGTTCCCGCCGGACGCGGTAGCGAGCGTGAAGGCGCCGCCGCTGAAGAACCCGGTGACCGCGCTGACGGAGACGTTCGCGACGCCTCCGCCGCCGATGGGCAGCAACCCGATGTGGCAGTCGCTGAACAAGGCGCTCGGCGCCGAGCTCCGGCTGACGATCGGCACCGACCCCGGCTACCCGGAGAAGTTCGCGACGTTGCTCGCCAGTGACTCGCTGCCGGACCTGATGTGGCTGCCGCCGAACCAGGGCATCCCGAACGTCGGCCCGATGCTGGAGGCCAAGTTCCAGGACCTGACGCAGTACCTGTCCGGCGACGCCGTCCTGGAGTACCCGAACCTGGCCGCGCTGAAGCCGGCCTCCTGGCGGACCGCGGTAGTGAACGGCAAGATCTGGGGCGCGCCGATCCCGTCGACGCCGTTCGGCCAGGTGATGATGGGCAACCCGAAGACCTGGGCGAAGGTCGGCGGCCTGCAGTGCCGGACCGCGGACGAGTTCTTCGAGAAGTGCAAGCAGCTCAGCAACGGCACGAACTACGCGCTCGAGCCGGCGATCATCAACATGCTGCACATGTTCGGCGAGTGGTTCGGCGCCCCGAACGGCTGGCGGGTGAACCAGGACCGTTCGCTCACCCACCTCTACGAGACCGACAACTACAAGGCCGCCGTCGAGTACGCCGCCAAGCTCTGGGCCGCGAAGGTGTTCTACCCGGACCTCAACCTCGCCGACGCGACGCCGAAGACCGTGAACGGCCAGATCGCCGCGCAGGTCGTGGTCGGCCCGCGGGCGACCGACGGGTTCCGGGCGCTGGACCCGACGCTGTTCGTGGACACGCTGATCCCGTTCGGCCACGACGGCAAGGCGAAGCCGGTGTACGACATGGGGTACGGCACGGTCGGGTTCACGCCGTTCAAGAAGACCGACGAGGGGCGGATCCGGGAGCTGCTCGCGCTGATGGACTACCTGTCGGCGCCGTTCGGCACGAAGGAGTACCTGCAGAAGAACTTCGGCACCGAGGGCGAGCAGTACACCTTGGACGCGCAGAAGAACCCCGTGCTCACCAAGGCCGGTCAGCAGCAGGCGCCCGGTCTGGTCAGTGCGCTGCAGATCATGAACTCGCCGGAGAGCGTGATCTTCAACCCGGCGTACCCCGACGACACCAAGAAGATCTACGCGACCGAGCAGCAGCTGCTGAAGTTCGCGATGCGCAACCCGACCGCGGGGACGTACTCCGACACGAGCAGCAAGGTCGGTCCGAAGCTGACCGCGGCGTTCCGGGACACGATCGTCGACATCGTCACCGGCCGGCAGAAGCTGGACGCGTACGACGAGGCGCTGAAGCGCTGGAAGTCCGGCGGCGGTGACAAGATGCGCGACGAGTTCGCGGCCGTGCTGCCGTCGAGCGTTCCGGTCACCGGGTCCTGA
- a CDS encoding nitroreductase family deazaflavin-dependent oxidoreductase has product MALNRVTKFVAPWAPGWAVVVHRGRKSGRTFRTPLWAFRRDDGFVIALTYGPTADWVRNVLAAEGCELESRRRRYVAVNPRVYRDDNATAMPAFIRFMLRKVIKAPEFLALDVARDLGPAH; this is encoded by the coding sequence GTGGCGCTGAACCGGGTCACCAAGTTCGTCGCCCCGTGGGCGCCCGGATGGGCGGTCGTCGTCCACCGCGGCCGAAAGTCCGGCCGGACCTTTCGCACGCCGCTGTGGGCCTTTCGGCGCGACGACGGCTTCGTGATCGCGCTGACGTACGGGCCGACCGCGGACTGGGTGCGCAACGTCCTCGCCGCGGAGGGCTGCGAGCTGGAGAGCCGGCGACGTCGCTACGTCGCCGTCAACCCCCGCGTCTACCGCGACGACAACGCGACCGCCATGCCGGCCTTCATCCGCTTCATGCTCCGCAAGGTCATCAAGGCACCGGAGTTCCTCGCGCTGGACGTCGCGCGCGACCTCGGCCCGGCGCACTGA
- a CDS encoding ATP-binding protein, whose product MGGGMVAMLFSDIEGSTVLLRRLGDQYLDALEGHRRILRAAWTAYGGTEMGTEGDSFFVVFPTAGDAVRAAVDGQRGLAEHRWPGGERLRVRMGIHTGTPGVYDGDYWGMDVHLAARIGAAAHGGQIVVSAVTGQLTQLPDDVTLRDLGTHHLKDIPEPERLLQVTIVGLQNDFPPPRTLGTSTSLPAPATPLLGRAQDLDRITGLLGRTDVRLVTLTGPGGSGKTRLAIGAAAELTTRFPGGVYFVPLASVTSERVLWTTIAEVLDIPPRERSRVVNYLAQRTLLLVLDNLEQLPDAGKVVAEIIEGAAHVKLVATSRRALGLVGEHQHPVAPLPVTDAADSAAVQLFVERAQAVRPTFTLTPENTADVIALCRRLDGLPLAIELCAPRLRLFSVKEVLARVDQSLDIASTSTVTPQRQRTLRDTIAWSYELLSPEHRRTFRRLAVFAGGADLAAVEKVATSIDPLDVVAELRDANLITLSDDADGTRVRLLETIRQYAAEQLGATDEDAAVRDSHASYYAGLAEQLERLKKTTSDYPIERAETELDNFRTALAWSTDHDVRTGLRLCASLGWVWVLGGYLAESRGWHEQVVAAAGTTSSPELAACLRGLSNLLHLQGEPERAYEVANRSVEMSRELGDAAGVAFGLAVLGSVHRQRGDLAAARSTLVDAVDRHRALDDPWRLGRVLSHLGGIEEDLGNFDRAEELLREALTITESLGDAHEIAVQGQNLAYLLTLAGRLDEAAALAQELIPTVLALGSPSLTMAFSNTAMNILLRRGDPVGAAELFGAEEAMGERLEIPNPYLREELAEALALVGDTLSRAAWDRHRQAGRAARVEDLLGQLTLAGQPHS is encoded by the coding sequence ATGGGTGGGGGAATGGTCGCCATGCTGTTCTCGGACATCGAGGGGTCGACGGTGCTGCTGCGCCGCCTGGGGGATCAGTACCTCGACGCGCTGGAAGGACACCGGCGGATCCTGCGCGCGGCCTGGACGGCGTACGGCGGAACGGAGATGGGGACCGAGGGCGACAGCTTCTTCGTCGTCTTCCCGACGGCCGGGGACGCGGTCCGCGCGGCGGTCGACGGACAGCGCGGTCTTGCGGAGCACCGCTGGCCCGGTGGTGAGCGGCTGCGGGTCCGGATGGGGATCCACACCGGTACGCCGGGCGTGTACGACGGCGACTACTGGGGCATGGACGTCCACCTGGCCGCGCGCATCGGGGCGGCCGCGCACGGCGGCCAGATCGTGGTCTCGGCCGTCACCGGCCAACTCACGCAACTGCCCGACGACGTCACACTCCGCGACCTCGGAACCCATCACCTGAAGGACATCCCGGAACCCGAGCGGCTGCTCCAGGTCACGATCGTCGGCCTGCAGAACGACTTCCCGCCTCCACGCACCCTCGGTACGTCGACCAGCCTCCCCGCGCCGGCGACCCCACTGCTCGGTCGCGCGCAGGACCTCGACCGCATCACCGGGCTGCTCGGCCGGACCGACGTACGACTGGTCACGCTGACCGGCCCGGGAGGGTCGGGCAAGACCCGGTTGGCGATCGGCGCCGCGGCGGAGCTGACCACCAGGTTCCCGGGCGGCGTGTACTTCGTCCCGCTCGCGTCCGTCACCTCGGAGCGGGTCCTGTGGACGACGATCGCCGAGGTCCTCGACATCCCGCCCCGCGAGCGCAGCCGCGTGGTCAACTACTTGGCCCAGCGCACGCTGCTGCTCGTGCTCGACAATCTCGAACAGCTGCCCGACGCCGGCAAAGTCGTTGCCGAGATCATCGAAGGCGCTGCACATGTGAAGCTCGTCGCCACATCACGCCGCGCACTCGGACTGGTCGGTGAGCACCAGCATCCGGTGGCACCGCTCCCGGTCACGGACGCGGCGGACTCGGCCGCTGTCCAGCTCTTCGTGGAGCGTGCTCAGGCCGTGCGCCCGACGTTCACGCTGACACCGGAGAACACTGCCGACGTCATCGCGCTCTGTCGCCGGCTCGACGGGCTCCCGTTGGCGATCGAACTGTGCGCGCCGCGGCTGCGCCTGTTCAGCGTCAAGGAGGTGCTCGCCCGCGTCGACCAGTCGCTCGACATCGCGTCCACGAGTACGGTGACGCCGCAACGTCAGCGGACGCTGCGGGACACGATCGCCTGGTCGTACGAGCTGCTCAGCCCCGAGCACCGCCGTACCTTCCGGAGGCTGGCAGTCTTCGCCGGCGGTGCCGATCTGGCCGCAGTCGAGAAAGTTGCCACCAGCATCGATCCGCTCGACGTCGTCGCCGAGCTGCGCGACGCCAACCTGATCACGCTGTCCGACGATGCGGACGGCACGCGCGTCCGGCTCCTGGAGACGATCCGGCAGTACGCCGCAGAACAGCTCGGAGCCACCGACGAGGACGCCGCTGTGCGCGACAGCCACGCCTCCTACTACGCAGGCCTCGCCGAGCAGTTGGAACGCCTCAAGAAGACCACCTCCGACTACCCGATCGAGCGCGCCGAGACGGAGCTCGACAACTTCCGTACGGCGCTCGCCTGGTCGACCGATCACGACGTACGGACCGGTCTGCGGTTGTGCGCATCGCTCGGCTGGGTGTGGGTCCTCGGCGGGTACCTCGCCGAGAGCCGCGGCTGGCACGAGCAGGTCGTCGCGGCCGCCGGTACGACGTCCTCGCCCGAGTTGGCCGCCTGCCTGCGCGGATTGAGCAATCTGCTGCACCTCCAGGGGGAGCCCGAGCGGGCATACGAGGTGGCGAACCGCAGCGTGGAGATGTCGCGGGAGCTCGGTGACGCGGCCGGTGTCGCGTTCGGGCTGGCCGTTCTCGGCTCGGTGCACCGTCAGCGCGGTGACCTCGCCGCGGCGCGGTCGACGCTCGTCGACGCCGTCGACCGGCACCGCGCGCTCGACGATCCCTGGCGGCTGGGCCGGGTCCTCAGCCACCTGGGCGGCATCGAAGAGGATCTCGGGAACTTCGACCGCGCGGAGGAGTTGTTGCGCGAGGCCCTGACCATCACCGAATCGCTCGGGGACGCGCACGAAATCGCTGTACAGGGCCAGAATCTCGCCTACCTGCTGACGCTGGCCGGCCGGCTCGACGAGGCCGCCGCGCTGGCCCAGGAACTGATCCCGACCGTGCTCGCGCTCGGCAGCCCGAGCCTGACCATGGCCTTCTCGAACACCGCGATGAACATCCTGCTCCGCCGCGGAGACCCGGTCGGCGCCGCCGAGCTGTTCGGTGCGGAGGAAGCCATGGGCGAACGCCTCGAGATCCCCAACCCGTACCTGCGGGAAGAACTCGCCGAGGCCCTCGCCCTGGTCGGCGACACGCTGTCCCGCGCGGCCTGGGACCGGCACCGCCAGGCAGGACGCGCCGCGCGGGTCGAGGACCTGCTCGGACAGCTGACACTCGCCGGTCAACCCCACAGTTGA
- a CDS encoding LacI family DNA-binding transcriptional regulator, with the protein MRPRLTDVAEAAGVSMKTVSNVVNGAEHVREETRKRVLAAIDKLGYRPNIAARNLAQGRSGVIALAVPQLDRPYFASLAARVLDEAESFGWIVQFHQTGGRREAELALLTERHPARLDGIVMSPLGLTPEDVQGRDPALPLVLLGEKAGPEHHADHVGIDNRDAGRVATEHLLSLGRRKVMALAPGPRMDDQRINGYRDALAAAGLPVDEDIVLPTGGLRGQDAERTLGEWLDAGHQAPDAVFAATDWLAMGAIRALVLRGLRVPQDVAVVGFDDIPYDLATLPTLTTVAPDRVAIARLALEALRDQRPGGEPVRKQAPFRLLIRESTAGRT; encoded by the coding sequence ATGAGGCCGCGCCTGACCGATGTCGCCGAGGCGGCCGGTGTGTCGATGAAGACGGTGTCGAACGTCGTCAACGGTGCCGAGCACGTCCGCGAGGAGACCCGGAAGCGGGTCCTGGCCGCGATCGACAAGCTCGGCTACCGGCCGAACATCGCGGCCCGCAACCTCGCCCAGGGCCGCAGCGGCGTGATCGCGCTGGCGGTGCCGCAACTCGACCGGCCGTACTTCGCCTCGCTCGCGGCCCGGGTGCTCGACGAGGCGGAGTCGTTCGGCTGGATCGTGCAGTTCCACCAGACCGGCGGCCGCCGGGAGGCCGAGCTCGCGCTGCTCACCGAACGGCACCCGGCCCGGCTGGACGGGATCGTGATGAGCCCGCTCGGCCTGACGCCGGAGGACGTCCAGGGGCGGGACCCGGCGCTGCCGCTGGTCCTGCTGGGCGAGAAGGCCGGCCCCGAGCATCACGCCGACCACGTCGGGATCGACAACCGCGACGCCGGCCGGGTGGCCACCGAGCACCTGCTGTCGCTCGGCCGGCGCAAGGTGATGGCACTGGCGCCCGGCCCGCGGATGGACGACCAGCGGATCAACGGGTACCGCGACGCTCTCGCCGCGGCGGGGCTGCCGGTCGACGAGGACATCGTGCTGCCGACCGGCGGCCTGCGCGGTCAGGACGCCGAGCGGACCCTCGGCGAGTGGCTGGATGCCGGCCACCAGGCCCCGGACGCGGTGTTCGCGGCGACCGACTGGCTCGCGATGGGAGCGATCCGCGCGCTGGTCCTGCGCGGTCTGCGGGTGCCGCAGGACGTGGCCGTGGTCGGCTTCGACGACATCCCGTACGACCTCGCCACGCTGCCGACGCTCACCACTGTCGCGCCCGACCGCGTCGCGATCGCCCGCCTGGCCCTGGAGGCCCTCCGCGACCAGCGCCCCGGCGGCGAACCGGTCCGCAAGCAGGCCCCCTTCCGCCTGCTGATCCGCGAGAGCACCGCCGGCAGGACCTAG